Proteins encoded within one genomic window of Sphingomonas sp. KRR8:
- a CDS encoding acyl-CoA dehydrogenase, which translates to MLKPIDPALAHEPTLLPFDWNDPFGLDEQLTDEERLVRDSAAAFAAEKLAPRVTDAFLNETFDRALLSEMGEMGLLGPTIPAEYGGAGLGYVAYGLIAREIERVDSGYRSVMSVQSSLVMYPIFAYGSEAQRRKYLPGLAKGELVGCFGLTEPDAGSDPGGMRTRAEKIDGGYRLSGSKMWISNSPVADVFVVWAKSDAHGGKIRGFILEKGMPGLSAPQVKQKLSLRASITGEIVMDGVEVGEDSLLPNVEGLKGPFGCLNRARFGIGWGSMGAAEACFHAARQYTLDRHQFGRPLAATQLVQLKLANMVTEITLGLQAALRVGRRLEAGELIPETISLIKRNNVGKALDIARVARDMHGGNGISAEFHVMRHLMNLETVNTYEGTHDVHALILGRAITGLSAF; encoded by the coding sequence ATGCTCAAGCCCATCGACCCCGCCCTTGCCCACGAGCCAACGTTGCTGCCGTTCGACTGGAATGATCCGTTCGGCCTCGACGAACAGCTCACCGATGAAGAACGACTGGTTCGCGATAGCGCTGCCGCCTTCGCAGCGGAGAAACTGGCACCTCGAGTCACGGACGCCTTCCTGAACGAGACCTTTGATCGCGCACTGCTCAGCGAGATGGGTGAAATGGGCCTTCTGGGTCCGACGATACCGGCCGAATATGGCGGTGCCGGCCTGGGCTATGTGGCCTATGGTCTGATTGCCCGCGAGATCGAGCGAGTTGACAGCGGTTATCGCTCGGTCATGAGCGTGCAAAGCTCGCTCGTGATGTACCCGATCTTCGCGTACGGCTCCGAAGCCCAGCGGCGTAAGTATCTGCCCGGCCTCGCCAAGGGAGAGCTGGTAGGCTGCTTCGGCCTCACCGAACCAGACGCGGGTTCCGATCCCGGTGGCATGCGCACGCGTGCCGAGAAGATCGACGGCGGCTATCGGCTGAGTGGATCCAAGATGTGGATCTCAAACTCGCCGGTGGCGGACGTTTTCGTCGTGTGGGCGAAGTCGGACGCCCATGGCGGAAAGATCCGCGGCTTCATCCTTGAAAAGGGAATGCCGGGCCTCTCAGCACCGCAGGTGAAGCAAAAGCTCAGCCTGCGCGCCTCCATTACCGGCGAGATCGTGATGGACGGGGTCGAAGTTGGCGAGGACTCGCTGCTCCCGAACGTCGAAGGCCTGAAAGGCCCGTTCGGCTGCCTGAATCGGGCGCGCTTCGGCATCGGCTGGGGCAGCATGGGGGCGGCCGAGGCCTGCTTCCATGCCGCCCGTCAGTACACGCTGGACCGCCATCAGTTCGGCCGCCCACTCGCGGCGACCCAGCTCGTCCAGCTCAAGCTTGCCAACATGGTTACGGAGATCACCCTGGGGCTTCAGGCCGCCCTGCGCGTTGGCCGCCGCCTGGAGGCGGGCGAGCTCATCCCCGAGACGATCAGCCTCATCAAGCGCAACAACGTGGGCAAGGCGCTCGACATTGCCCGCGTCGCCCGCGACATGCACGGCGGCAACGGCATCAGCGCCGAATTCCACGTCATGCGCCACCTCATGAACCTTGAAACGGTCAACACCTACGAGGGCACTCACGACGTGCACGCGCTGATCCTGGGTCGGGCGATTACGGGACTGAGCGCGTTCTGA
- a CDS encoding O-antigen ligase family protein, giving the protein MKWIALALLLVAIPAIAGWLRTRPTGAPIVWGLLTFLPFVITPWHLFAAPYSTPMWSGYVKGWEFTLLDAIALAILAGSPQRWRGLKLVGPFVLYLVAVLLAVFQARFTNLALSYAFQLLRVGLVLLAATQVMQNDRGERALITGLVLGLTVQAAYALVARAGGALQTGGSLGHQNLLGFASHMAIMPVFASLLAGRNTKIATLGVCSGLLAVALTASRATILISGTGMVTTLLISCFLRFNARKGAIALAGMIVLAGASWLAYESLQRRFQVHDIALLEEDSQRIAFARAAGDIIRAKPLGVGPNFYNFIANTEGYNARAGVNWSTGNRSAQVHNSYLLALAETGYPGLVALVILLGSGIWLGCFLTWRFRSQPESELALGLLIALLCVCVHSFVEWMLLIYPVQYLLGTTLGMLAGLSMRLNDTRRRAISVDSRVPTALRRVHA; this is encoded by the coding sequence TTGAAGTGGATTGCTCTCGCCCTGCTGCTGGTGGCCATCCCCGCGATCGCCGGATGGCTCCGAACCAGGCCGACCGGTGCTCCGATCGTCTGGGGCCTGCTGACGTTCTTGCCTTTCGTTATCACTCCCTGGCACCTCTTCGCCGCGCCATATTCCACGCCGATGTGGTCCGGCTATGTGAAGGGGTGGGAGTTCACTCTCCTTGATGCGATCGCGTTAGCCATTCTCGCCGGCAGCCCGCAGCGATGGCGCGGCCTGAAGCTCGTTGGGCCATTCGTTCTCTACCTCGTGGCCGTACTGCTTGCTGTCTTTCAAGCGCGCTTCACGAACCTTGCATTGTCCTACGCCTTTCAGCTCCTTCGAGTGGGACTGGTTCTCTTGGCTGCCACGCAAGTCATGCAGAATGATCGCGGCGAGCGAGCGCTGATCACGGGCCTGGTCCTGGGTCTCACGGTACAGGCCGCCTACGCTCTTGTCGCGCGGGCAGGCGGCGCCCTCCAGACCGGGGGCTCTCTGGGGCACCAGAATCTTCTTGGGTTTGCCTCGCACATGGCGATCATGCCCGTATTCGCTTCGCTCCTAGCCGGGCGAAATACAAAGATTGCGACCCTGGGTGTCTGCTCCGGACTTCTGGCAGTCGCGCTAACGGCATCGCGGGCCACCATCCTGATCTCTGGTACCGGCATGGTCACGACGTTGCTCATTTCCTGTTTCTTGCGGTTCAATGCGAGAAAGGGTGCGATCGCACTCGCAGGCATGATCGTTCTGGCCGGTGCATCCTGGTTAGCCTACGAAAGCCTGCAACGCCGGTTCCAGGTCCACGACATCGCTCTGCTGGAAGAAGACAGTCAGCGCATCGCCTTCGCAAGAGCTGCGGGTGATATTATCCGTGCAAAGCCGCTCGGTGTTGGCCCCAACTTCTACAATTTCATTGCGAATACGGAAGGGTACAATGCACGGGCAGGTGTAAACTGGTCGACCGGAAACCGGTCAGCCCAAGTACACAATTCCTACCTTCTTGCACTCGCCGAGACAGGGTACCCAGGCCTGGTTGCTCTCGTGATACTTTTAGGGTCGGGTATCTGGTTGGGATGTTTCCTGACTTGGCGCTTCAGGAGCCAACCTGAAAGTGAGCTTGCCCTGGGTCTTCTTATCGCTCTCCTATGCGTATGTGTTCACAGCTTCGTTGAGTGGATGCTGCTCATCTATCCGGTTCAATATCTTCTCGGTACCACGCTAGGCATGCTTGCTGGGCTTTCCATGCGGTTAAATGATACGCGTCGGCGAGCAATTTCTGTTGATTCAAGAGTACCAACCGCGCTCCGAAGGGTTCACGCGTGA
- a CDS encoding sialidase family protein, with protein sequence MTGIDVSADGNRTVCRTDVNNAFLRDGTDKAWRPLFTPSSLRAGEIALLNKQPAEADGRGVAGIRMAPSNPDVIYASYWGRIWKSTDGGRSMVQTAFQPRAMFANTGEQRLYNRTIDVHPRDPDRVIVGTWGEGVWHSADGGQSWLQAALPPTTKSHEGQAGLNLVLFDAADPDVTYVFVTGRGLFRSPNGPSGTFSAVSGGPLFASCLVGDRQGSIYVCERTKGAQGGKVWRLPRGGNWSASDPGREAFVIGIDPHRERSIVGSDGGGWFFSSTDDGESFEVLDTGKFTEGGGEIQWMAGLSTIFPAQIVFDPRKQGAMWIAQGVGVARGDIVDHGVTLQDWSAGIEELCCIDVMCVPGRNAFVSALDKPFWRIKDDQRFRNDFRYPVASGQKHTADFVGPASYLDFAGDDPDYLVGVVAPSPRSAPGFSADGGRNWQAFEGMPATGWGVGGCIAASTRKNLVLLPSNNSFGAFTLDGGKSWSPVKLDGNNPTSHFSNAFYVQRKNITADKSRPGTFALVYTVIKNDQYAEPRGGIWVTHDGGQTWSQMLRGVVSDGSNDPQAVLAKGQDARQFWQCQLSYVPGRPAEILYTPHADFENDSFYWSQDDGKSWRDVGQSVRNVSCFGFGKPAAGQARPTVFFWGEVRKQKGLYFSQDWFASPPILLSRFPSLMLSDPTCIAGDPEHFGRAYVGTAAAGCLRVDVNQ encoded by the coding sequence GTGACGGGTATCGACGTCAGTGCGGACGGCAATCGCACGGTTTGCAGGACGGACGTGAACAATGCCTTCCTTCGGGACGGTACGGACAAGGCGTGGCGGCCGCTATTCACCCCATCGAGCCTGCGGGCCGGCGAGATCGCGCTTTTGAACAAGCAACCCGCAGAGGCAGACGGGCGCGGGGTCGCGGGGATCCGCATGGCGCCTTCGAACCCCGATGTCATTTACGCGAGTTACTGGGGGCGGATCTGGAAAAGCACCGACGGTGGTCGTTCGATGGTGCAGACGGCCTTCCAGCCTCGCGCCATGTTTGCGAACACGGGTGAACAGCGCCTCTACAATCGAACCATCGATGTGCATCCACGGGATCCCGACCGGGTCATCGTAGGAACCTGGGGGGAGGGCGTGTGGCACTCAGCCGATGGCGGCCAATCCTGGTTGCAAGCGGCCCTGCCGCCCACGACCAAATCGCATGAAGGGCAGGCGGGCCTGAACCTTGTCCTGTTCGACGCCGCTGACCCCGATGTGACATACGTCTTTGTCACCGGTCGTGGCCTGTTCCGATCCCCCAATGGTCCGTCCGGGACCTTCAGCGCAGTAAGCGGCGGACCTCTTTTCGCGTCATGTCTGGTGGGAGATCGACAAGGTTCGATCTACGTTTGCGAGCGAACGAAAGGCGCTCAGGGAGGAAAGGTCTGGCGCTTGCCGCGGGGAGGCAACTGGTCTGCAAGCGATCCCGGGCGCGAGGCCTTCGTCATTGGCATCGACCCACATCGGGAGCGAAGCATCGTCGGCAGCGATGGCGGCGGCTGGTTCTTCTCCAGCACCGACGATGGCGAGAGCTTCGAAGTCCTTGACACCGGCAAGTTCACGGAGGGCGGCGGAGAGATCCAGTGGATGGCTGGCCTGTCCACGATCTTCCCGGCACAGATTGTTTTCGATCCCCGCAAGCAGGGAGCGATGTGGATCGCTCAAGGTGTTGGTGTCGCGCGAGGTGACATCGTGGATCACGGCGTCACGCTTCAAGACTGGTCGGCTGGAATCGAAGAGCTCTGCTGCATCGACGTGATGTGCGTGCCCGGTCGGAACGCTTTTGTCTCAGCATTGGATAAGCCGTTCTGGCGCATCAAGGACGACCAGCGTTTCCGCAACGACTTCCGTTACCCCGTCGCTTCTGGTCAGAAACATACTGCCGACTTCGTCGGACCTGCGAGCTACCTCGATTTCGCTGGCGATGACCCTGATTATCTCGTGGGCGTAGTCGCGCCGAGCCCCAGATCCGCTCCCGGCTTCAGTGCGGATGGCGGCCGAAACTGGCAAGCGTTCGAGGGAATGCCAGCGACCGGATGGGGTGTTGGTGGGTGCATCGCCGCGAGCACTCGAAAGAACCTTGTACTTCTTCCGTCAAACAACAGTTTCGGTGCTTTCACTCTCGACGGCGGAAAGTCGTGGTCGCCAGTGAAGCTGGACGGGAATAACCCGACATCGCACTTCTCGAACGCCTTCTACGTTCAGCGCAAGAACATCACTGCCGACAAGAGCCGGCCAGGAACCTTTGCGCTCGTTTATACGGTCATCAAGAACGACCAGTACGCCGAACCCCGTGGCGGCATCTGGGTCACGCATGACGGGGGCCAGACCTGGTCTCAGATGTTGCGCGGCGTGGTCAGCGACGGCAGCAACGATCCGCAGGCTGTCCTCGCGAAAGGTCAAGACGCACGCCAATTTTGGCAGTGCCAATTGAGCTATGTTCCTGGTCGGCCGGCGGAGATCCTCTACACTCCCCATGCCGACTTCGAGAACGACTCCTTCTACTGGTCGCAAGACGACGGAAAGAGTTGGCGAGACGTCGGCCAATCCGTTCGAAACGTGAGTTGTTTCGGGTTCGGCAAACCCGCGGCGGGCCAGGCTCGGCCCACCGTCTTTTTCTGGGGTGAAGTGCGCAAGCAAAAAGGGCTGTATTTCAGCCAGGACTGGTTCGCGTCGCCGCCAATTCTGCTCAGCCGTTTCCCCAGCCTGATGCTGTCCGATCCAACCTGCATTGCAGGTGATCCAGAGCATTTTGGTCGGGCCTATGTCGGCACCGCAGCCGCGGGTTGCCTAAGGGTCGACGTCAATCAGTAG
- a CDS encoding PEPxxWA-CTERM sorting domain-containing protein has product MNSLFRKTAVGAVFAIAALAATPASATTEVPVTGTLTGCATGPIAPPADKCAGYFSGNDFSNLSSDVSMQQSAINALLGNTSYTVDFNALKDAGLVVSGSDLNALNNLLAGAGGQVLLGLHWGNVPGAAGNVSAFYLWNNATPGSIHLTDTQGYSNAVLYRATAAVPEPATWALMLLGFGGMGVSMRRRRLVSALPQMA; this is encoded by the coding sequence GTGAACTCACTGTTTCGGAAGACCGCTGTAGGCGCGGTATTCGCCATTGCGGCGCTAGCCGCTACCCCGGCTTCGGCCACCACCGAGGTGCCCGTGACCGGCACGCTCACCGGCTGCGCCACCGGCCCGATCGCGCCGCCTGCCGACAAGTGCGCCGGTTATTTCTCCGGCAACGATTTCAGCAACTTGAGCAGCGATGTCAGCATGCAGCAAAGCGCCATTAATGCACTGCTCGGCAATACCAGCTACACCGTTGACTTCAACGCCCTGAAGGACGCCGGTCTCGTGGTGTCGGGTAGTGACCTCAACGCCCTGAACAACCTGCTGGCTGGCGCCGGCGGTCAGGTGTTGCTCGGCCTTCACTGGGGCAACGTCCCGGGTGCCGCGGGTAACGTTTCGGCTTTCTATCTCTGGAACAACGCTACCCCCGGTTCGATCCACCTGACCGACACGCAGGGCTACTCGAACGCGGTCCTCTACCGCGCCACCGCCGCCGTGCCGGAGCCGGCGACCTGGGCGCTGATGCTGCTCGGTTTCGGTGGCATGGGCGTGTCGATGCGTCGCCGCCGCTTGGTCAGCGCGCTGCCGCAGATGGCCTGA
- a CDS encoding oligosaccharide flippase family protein gives MSTYAAQAAIFLITFSSTIVVARLVSPRDFGVFAMANAVSTVINVFMQFGLAKYVMRESELDRDTLRSLFTVNVLMTLLYVGAILVGSATAGRLFGSVEVGRFLLVFALFPLLGMLEFIPSAICARDMRFGIVSVISVAKATVTAIATIVLASRGHAYMSFAWGQILGWAVTATCYNAVVWRPDVWRLRFKGIRSILHFGSQMIGISGLANLSTRAGEMLLGSFLGLASLGLYTRASSLPTTLYQNIYGAGSNVIFSKLSHDLREQGAFHETYVRFMRLLLGLLWPMMIGLAILAQPVIHLLYGPKWQAAATPLSLLTLASAVTIAIGMVAEVFILRHETKQQVRIEAIRSGAGIGLFALGALVSLPLAAAAKLAEALLAFLLYRRPMNRLVGGPAGELRRVYAEGLLVSAAAVLPALGLMLWTRFSPETGLLPIIASVLAGVLLWSLLLLRRKHPIATEILALVNRVR, from the coding sequence GTGTCGACCTATGCTGCTCAGGCGGCAATCTTCCTTATTACCTTCTCATCGACTATTGTCGTCGCAAGATTGGTCAGCCCGCGTGACTTCGGTGTCTTCGCAATGGCAAACGCCGTCTCGACAGTCATAAATGTTTTCATGCAGTTCGGTCTCGCTAAGTACGTGATGCGAGAGTCAGAGCTTGATCGTGACACTCTTCGTTCGCTGTTTACAGTGAACGTGCTCATGACTCTACTATACGTGGGCGCCATACTGGTCGGATCCGCAACAGCTGGTCGGCTATTCGGTTCGGTCGAGGTCGGCCGCTTTCTCCTGGTTTTCGCCTTGTTTCCACTGCTTGGAATGCTCGAATTCATTCCTTCTGCTATCTGCGCTCGAGATATGCGGTTCGGCATCGTCTCGGTCATCAGCGTAGCCAAGGCGACGGTCACGGCAATTGCGACAATCGTCCTCGCCAGTCGTGGTCACGCCTACATGAGTTTCGCGTGGGGGCAGATTCTCGGTTGGGCGGTCACAGCGACATGCTACAACGCAGTAGTCTGGAGGCCTGACGTTTGGCGGCTTCGCTTCAAGGGCATCCGTTCGATCCTGCACTTCGGCTCGCAGATGATTGGGATCTCCGGTCTGGCTAATCTGAGTACCCGCGCAGGCGAGATGTTGCTCGGCTCGTTTCTGGGGCTCGCGAGCCTCGGCCTTTATACGCGCGCGTCCAGCCTTCCCACGACGCTCTACCAAAACATCTATGGCGCTGGGAGCAACGTCATCTTCAGCAAACTCTCGCACGACCTACGTGAGCAAGGCGCATTCCACGAAACGTACGTCCGCTTCATGCGGCTGCTGCTTGGTCTATTGTGGCCGATGATGATCGGGCTCGCCATTCTTGCCCAGCCAGTCATTCACCTGCTCTATGGCCCCAAGTGGCAGGCCGCAGCGACTCCGCTTTCGCTGCTGACTCTGGCTTCCGCTGTGACCATCGCCATCGGAATGGTGGCCGAGGTTTTCATCCTGCGGCATGAGACAAAGCAGCAGGTCCGAATAGAAGCGATACGATCGGGAGCCGGAATCGGTTTGTTCGCCCTAGGTGCCCTGGTGAGTTTGCCGCTTGCGGCTGCCGCCAAACTGGCTGAGGCGCTGCTCGCCTTCTTGCTTTACCGCCGCCCCATGAACCGGCTTGTTGGTGGTCCGGCCGGAGAACTCCGGCGCGTCTACGCCGAAGGGCTGCTTGTTAGCGCTGCCGCCGTGCTGCCTGCGCTCGGTTTGATGCTGTGGACCAGGTTCTCGCCCGAGACAGGTCTCTTGCCGATCATCGCCAGCGTCTTGGCGGGCGTCCTGCTCTGGTCGCTGCTGCTCTTGCGGCGCAAGCATCCCATCGCAACGGAGATCCTGGCGCTCGTTAACCGAGTTCGCTGA
- a CDS encoding cell wall hydrolase, protein MLQIETRTGARHLQLGAPTPPPPPSPRAILARRRRRRLIIAAVVMAALAVAAALWWFQPWRGHAKQSASAASAAAAGSPVSTSVLPALPPPDLFRPLTPEDAIAQNAERPIVTRPDTAAAKFRFSGDVISRLRAVDCLTQAVYYEAASEGVDGGRAVAQVVLNRLRHPGFPNSVCGVVYQGSNKATGCQFTFTCDGSLAHVPSGYLWARSRLIATEALAGRVFAPVGHATHYHANYVLPYWADSLDKTAVIGRHIFYRLRGGNGASNAFSQRYAGIEPLPPPLPATDLIEQGLDSAAPAVAIDPNLPVAPKVEEDQVQQIETVAKPAPERSTLQADLARGQLILGEPAPEVAPAAKKKSSAATNDCGTGGASRVKAVGANDLKAVGNSPTC, encoded by the coding sequence ATGCTGCAGATCGAGACTCGTACGGGCGCTCGCCACCTGCAGCTGGGTGCGCCGACACCTCCGCCGCCACCATCGCCGCGAGCCATTCTCGCGCGCCGTCGCCGGCGGCGCCTGATTATCGCCGCAGTGGTCATGGCGGCGCTTGCCGTCGCCGCCGCGCTGTGGTGGTTCCAACCCTGGCGCGGGCATGCGAAGCAATCAGCGAGCGCCGCCAGCGCCGCCGCGGCGGGTAGCCCGGTTTCGACCAGCGTCCTGCCGGCATTGCCGCCGCCGGACCTATTCCGTCCGCTGACGCCGGAGGACGCAATCGCGCAGAACGCGGAGCGGCCCATTGTGACGCGGCCGGACACGGCGGCGGCAAAGTTCCGGTTCAGCGGCGACGTGATCAGCAGGCTGCGCGCGGTCGATTGCCTGACCCAGGCCGTCTATTACGAGGCGGCTTCCGAGGGCGTGGACGGGGGCAGGGCGGTCGCGCAGGTGGTGCTGAACCGCCTCCGGCATCCGGGTTTTCCCAACAGCGTTTGCGGTGTCGTTTACCAGGGGAGCAACAAGGCGACCGGCTGCCAGTTCACCTTCACCTGCGACGGTTCGCTGGCCCACGTGCCTTCAGGCTATCTATGGGCTCGCTCGCGCCTGATCGCGACCGAGGCGCTGGCCGGCCGGGTTTTTGCCCCCGTGGGTCACGCGACTCATTATCATGCCAATTACGTGCTGCCCTATTGGGCCGATTCCCTCGATAAGACCGCAGTGATCGGCCGGCACATCTTCTACCGGCTGCGTGGCGGGAATGGCGCCAGTAACGCCTTCAGTCAGCGTTATGCCGGGATCGAACCACTGCCACCGCCGTTGCCGGCAACTGACCTCATCGAACAGGGGCTCGACTCGGCGGCACCAGCGGTTGCGATCGATCCCAATCTTCCCGTCGCGCCCAAGGTTGAGGAAGACCAAGTTCAGCAGATAGAGACCGTGGCCAAGCCGGCGCCGGAGCGTTCCACCCTTCAGGCCGACCTGGCACGAGGTCAGCTGATCCTTGGCGAACCCGCACCCGAGGTTGCCCCGGCCGCAAAGAAGAAGAGCAGCGCCGCGACCAACGACTGCGGCACCGGTGGAGCCTCCCGCGTAAAGGCGGTCGGCGCCAATGACCTCAAGGCGGTGGGCAACAGCCCCACCTGCTAG
- a CDS encoding exopolysaccharide biosynthesis polyprenyl glycosylphosphotransferase, with the protein MSSGTETVVAEPGVAEPRATVPARPRLVDNAVRFTSNIVGPLLFLRDILSCALAVPIAYFLYELLVGQRLVISVHLFAGTAMVGTFILLRASKDSYLQNLFTISERGDSAVFDALLAGLVATALVFLAGMVDGFSRGMSSLYLVVTVILLGASRPIFRGILNRLARREVIGQRIAFYGADADSIEAIRRVLGTSGLAHLRFVGFADDRPKIREIDAMPFLGGSEDLAGMARKGQVDQVLISVRNLPPERLHEIMDRLSSVCVDISLIPDQAVDLAPDYRVRLLGTLPVLTLWQRPWRDVSGLVKRLEDVVLSTIALILLSPIMLFTALLIRLTSAGPVLFVQPRVGFNNEVIQVYKFRSMYADLTDLVGHQTTTKSDPRITPVGRIIRRLSIDELPQLLNVFKGDMSMVGPRPHATHMRVGDLYYQEAVKGYAGRHRVKPGITGLAQVKGLRGEIRTMDRAKRRVELDQEYINRWSVGLDIWILLLTVRAVFLDSDAY; encoded by the coding sequence ATGAGTTCTGGGACCGAGACGGTCGTGGCGGAGCCGGGAGTGGCCGAGCCGCGGGCGACCGTGCCCGCGCGTCCGCGCCTGGTGGACAATGCGGTTCGCTTCACGTCCAACATCGTCGGGCCGCTGCTGTTCCTGCGCGACATCCTGAGTTGCGCACTGGCAGTTCCGATTGCCTATTTCCTGTACGAGTTGCTGGTGGGCCAGCGGCTGGTCATCTCCGTCCACCTGTTCGCGGGCACGGCGATGGTCGGAACCTTCATCCTGCTTCGCGCGAGCAAGGACAGCTACCTCCAGAACCTGTTCACCATCAGCGAGCGCGGCGACAGCGCGGTGTTCGACGCCCTTCTTGCGGGCCTGGTCGCAACCGCCCTCGTGTTCCTGGCGGGCATGGTGGATGGCTTCTCGCGCGGGATGAGTTCGCTCTATCTCGTGGTCACGGTCATTCTCCTCGGCGCGTCGAGGCCGATCTTCCGCGGTATCCTGAACCGCCTCGCCAGGCGTGAGGTGATCGGCCAGCGCATCGCCTTTTATGGTGCCGATGCCGACTCCATCGAGGCGATCAGGCGCGTGCTCGGGACCAGCGGCCTCGCCCATCTGCGCTTCGTGGGCTTTGCGGACGATCGTCCCAAGATCAGGGAAATCGACGCCATGCCATTCCTTGGCGGCAGCGAGGACTTGGCTGGCATGGCGCGTAAGGGGCAGGTGGACCAGGTCCTGATCAGCGTTCGGAACCTGCCGCCCGAACGGCTTCACGAAATCATGGACCGGTTGAGTTCGGTCTGCGTCGATATCTCGCTCATTCCCGACCAGGCGGTCGATCTCGCGCCGGACTACCGGGTCCGCCTGCTCGGCACGCTTCCGGTGCTGACCTTGTGGCAGCGGCCGTGGCGTGACGTCAGCGGGCTTGTGAAGCGCCTGGAAGACGTCGTGCTCTCGACCATCGCGCTGATCCTTCTCTCGCCGATCATGCTGTTCACCGCGCTGCTGATCCGGCTGACCAGCGCCGGCCCGGTTCTGTTCGTCCAGCCGCGGGTCGGCTTCAACAACGAAGTCATTCAGGTCTACAAGTTCCGGTCGATGTACGCCGACCTGACGGATCTTGTCGGCCACCAGACCACGACCAAGTCAGACCCCCGCATCACTCCGGTTGGGCGCATCATCCGCCGCCTCAGCATCGATGAGCTTCCGCAGCTTCTCAATGTCTTCAAGGGTGACATGTCGATGGTCGGCCCGCGGCCGCATGCGACCCACATGCGGGTGGGCGACCTCTATTACCAGGAGGCAGTCAAGGGTTACGCGGGCCGCCATCGGGTCAAGCCCGGTATCACCGGCCTTGCGCAGGTGAAGGGCCTGCGCGGCGAGATCCGCACGATGGACCGCGCCAAGCGGCGGGTTGAGCTCGATCAGGAATATATCAACCGCTGGTCGGTCGGCCTCGACATCTGGATCCTGCTGCTGACCGTGCGGGCCGTGTTCCTGGACAGCGATGCCTACTGA
- a CDS encoding WecB/TagA/CpsF family glycosyltransferase, with translation MSVCDSRIIQKLGQIHGLDLPLVAGSDLTVRLFEQVIRPGDRIAIVGGSKELRQALQARYPAVGFTQYLAPMGLRRDAEARRSAAAFIAQARARFTFIAVGSPQQEMVAGAVRSFPEARGMALCIGASLEFITGDQRRAPRILQQLSLEWAYRLASDPGRLWRRYLVEGPRVFRMALRERGRHR, from the coding sequence ATATCCGTCTGCGACAGCCGCATCATCCAGAAGCTTGGCCAGATCCACGGCCTCGACTTGCCTCTCGTGGCAGGAAGTGATCTCACCGTTCGGTTGTTCGAACAGGTAATCCGGCCCGGCGACCGGATCGCAATTGTCGGCGGGAGCAAGGAGCTTCGTCAGGCCCTCCAGGCCCGCTACCCGGCGGTCGGATTCACCCAGTACCTCGCCCCGATGGGGCTCCGTCGCGATGCCGAAGCGCGCCGATCCGCGGCGGCCTTCATCGCGCAGGCCCGGGCGCGTTTCACGTTCATTGCCGTAGGCTCACCCCAGCAGGAGATGGTGGCGGGCGCCGTTCGTTCCTTTCCCGAAGCGCGCGGTATGGCCTTATGCATCGGCGCATCCCTTGAGTTCATCACCGGAGACCAGCGTCGGGCACCGCGAATCCTCCAGCAACTCAGCCTCGAATGGGCCTACCGCCTGGCCAGCGACCCGGGTCGGCTGTGGCGTCGGTATCTGGTCGAAGGTCCGCGCGTGTTCCGAATGGCGCTGCGAGAGCGGGGGCGGCACCGCTGA